DNA sequence from the Cataglyphis hispanica isolate Lineage 1 chromosome 12, ULB_Chis1_1.0, whole genome shotgun sequence genome:
GGCTGCATTCAGGTGACATTGGTTATTTCGATGAAGACGGAGAATTGTTTGTTATCGACAGGATTAAAGAGCTCATAAAGTATAGAGGATATCAAATCTCACCTGGAGAAATCGAAGATGTGTTACTATCACATCCGGCAGTGTTGGAAGTTGCAGTAGTATCAGTACCTCATGAAATAGATGATGAGCATCCTATTGCTTATGTCTCTAAAAAACCTGACGTCAAGGTATAATTTTGTTGCAAATATGAGAACATCACGCAAGAGCAAGAGATTgcgaattacaaattaaaaaaaaatattccgatACTTtccctaaaaaaaaatttataatgagatttttaatatatagaaattccCATTGTAAGATCTTTTTTAGactctctctttaattttatagaacttAAACatttctgttttctttttcaatatgtgTCAAgataatactattatttttatgataactttttaatacaaaatttaagatgttttataaaataaaaaatatgttacaatCTGTGGCATCTGTGTAGGTGACGGAACAAGAATTAATAGAGTTTGTGGCGAATAACATGATGGATCAATACAAGCTTCGTGCTGGGGTGATATTTTTGGACAATTTTCCATATACAGGTTCAggaaaaattgcaagaaaagaTTTGAAAGCAATGGCTAAAAAACTAGctaaggaataaaaaaagttattaattataattataaatgaaattacgtataatatatattatatttatttcattaacattacaaaatttatagatataattagaatttcaGAAGTGTCTTCcgaattatagatattatgaacggagtgtgtgtgtgtatatatatatatatatatatatatatatatatatatatatagattgtgATCAATtagctttaaaataatatattaatatagctgttttttaatgttaggtaatttttaatgttagttaattatttttttaatgtagatattgacaaagaaaatgagattttagcaaatattatattttcagattagaaaaaaaataatttaataaaactttgtttgacaatattttgtttaaaagtatcttataaagaaaaacataaattatgacttatttattaattagttgTTTCacgatcgatatttttaccTTTGATTGAATCGcagaaaaagtaattttaataaaaaataaataataaaacttaataaataataaattatatatattttatatttaaaactttttacaaaaataaataaaattaatttaaattactaatgagaaatttttaaaaggatGTCCACGTGCTTTTACTTCCTTGAACATAACTACGAGGGAGTCCATAATCTCTTCTCCAGTCGGAATAATCTGATCAGGAGACAACAAATACCCATAATGATCGCGATCACGCAATTCATAGATATAAGTAATTTTCTTACCATAAGTAGCTTTAATATAATCGACACTACTTCCAGTAGCcatatctagaaaaaaatttatagtacttaagaaatgatattttgtgTCGTAATTAAAACTGCAAATTCAAATTGTGACCTTGCAAATTAGCTCCATCCAATTATGCtataatatacgataattCCAGAGaagaacatatttattataatggattatttgagataattaaaaattgctttaatgTGCATGATAGcagaaaagaaaagttaaaaatttttctcttacacaTTGTTTCTCCAATATTTCCGATGTGATATTCAGTTCCATATCTTTTCTTGAGAGCTGCAATCGTTTTTAAACGATGGCATACTGAAATTAtgaaacttaaataaatttatatagaaatgtcatatatatgtcattatatgtatacaatatgatacacacataatataaGTGTCAGTatcattaatgatataattattatctaaaacacatttaaagatttttattaaaaattttttattatttgttaaaaaatttcttactaATTCGTCGTAATTGTCAAGATGATCTTTTGTATGCccataaggaaataataacagTTGCGCATGGCTGTGAAATGCGATGTATGCATAGAACTTGTCAGAAATAGTCTTGATATATCTGGATATATTTCTCGTTTCTATTTCAGAAAACGGTGCATTTCTCGCATAACTATTGGAACATGGTGTAGTACTATTTcctaaaattaagaatatcaaataaaaataacacattaacattataatataatatagaattaacttttaatttcttattcctGTCAAAATGTTCTAAAAGtttcaaatttctaaaaattgtttaaagtttgtaaaataatctgtACTGTTAACGATATTTTGTTCTTCGATCATTATTGCTTTCTGTTTATATACTCATTATTCCATCTATAATCCCAGTTTCTATTAAGATCTACACCAATGCAGAAGGTATCGAATGGCTTACGATTCTTTCTCCACATTCGATTCTGGaaacgattaaaaaatctttactcATGTAGATGACctcaatttaaaagtaatagataatatcaagtaattttataaaatattataaaatattatttaccgTAGTGTGCGTGTATACATATCCGTCAGGATTAAATACGGGAAAAATATACCAATCGTGACTCTCTGCCAGGGCTCTAACGTCCGCGTCTTTGCTAGTCaatatttgatgtaaaatatacatgactGTCGCCGGCGAGATCCATTCCTTGGCGTGAATTCCACCCTCGATGAAAATTCCAGGATTATTTGCCATGAATGATACCTTGACACCTTTGATCTGACGTCCTTCGTACGTTCTGCCACCTATAACAATCTGTATCATCATTGTTTGGATACTGCATGGACAAATCATTCAAATTCTTGTAAATTTCGTCGAGAGTATGATAATTGTTAAAGTCGAAAGATATCGATCGGTTTGCAGGCATCGTTCGATCGACAAATTTTTGAACGTTTTCGATGTTGATTTGATAAGATATACCAATTTCGGTCATTATTTCGTAAAACTGCGGCAGTTTGTGCGGAGCTAccataagattttttattattttacgttcGAGTCTCGCTGTATTCCAGAAGAACTGTAAGGTACatttaatttcgcaatttttatcttgtaagttttaataaatttgtaaaataaatttatataatctaatttcttttaaagaaaagaatatatttatgtgcactgaaacgtatatacaaagaatCTATATACTCCGTcatgaaattgaattattttgtaaagttGCCAAATCTGACTGATTTCTGTAGTTGGTATAATActgaaaactttataattctcAAAAGTAGCTTTTTGAGCGTCAGCTAAGCTCACgatcatatttaatacaatcatgactctttttatttcaaatctaaatattttgttacgccaagaataatttatatcagaaagacaaaaattaattcatgaatgttatagaaaaaaaacaattataatttttaaattatacatttttaacaaatacttTTCTTGGAAATTAGCATAATTTCACACAATAGAATTCAAATGTGTAAACAGAGTTACTAAGAAACACGCCTGACACCGACGaaatacaaacaatatttatgttactaacaataagttgtATGCGCTTAAAACttgatgtttatatatatatatatatgcgttacTAACttgctttataatattctttgcaaaacaattatttctaatgtTTCTTTGTTACTCAATGTCTTCTTAttgtgtatgtaaaatatgaatgcttaaatatattaaagataaagttACAACAGcatcaattaataatcatcaaaagtaaattattaaatctataataatgtttatgaccatagataaaaaagatagtaacgttaatttaaagaaaaattgttactGTGTATTTTTCGGCACAATTAATCTATTCTCTCCTCATTAACTGATGATCAACAaataactattaaattataatatattataacttaacAAGCGTTATTACttttcaaaaacatatttattcttttttttctatttgctaGATGTATTAGTAATGAATCATTGTGAATCTTTTTGTGcagttatatttacattttaattttcgcgcaagtaaattattatattcatcaaTCTATGCACTCTTATCATAAACCCGCTTATCGTAAATGATTTGTGAATTTCTTATCATACGATCATCGTCAATGACAAACATTTTAATCACACAACTTCTAatcaaagaaattgattgatttaaacaaataaataattgatgtaaatatgataaataagttatattaaatatttataaattaatgaaatgcaCACAAATATATCTAAAGACTACAAAAATGGTTGatctttttccaaaaatagcCAGATGTAAATAATGATGATCTCACTATTTGTTATGATaaagatgcaaaattaaaatttgaaacattattaaaaatcaaaataccaaaatttattattgttaattaattataaaataatatcataaaaatcagcaatttatataacaaaaatatatatcattaacataaaatattaaatttacaatcaaTTAAGTTagtcttaatttttcttaggAAATCCACGTGCTTCTGCTTCTTTAAACATGGCTACGAGAGAATCCAGAGTCTCTTCTCCAGTCGGGATAATTTGATTTGGAGGCAATAAGAAGCCATAACGACCACGATCACGCAATTCATAGGTGTAGGAGAGACGTTTGCCATAAGTGCCTTTTATGTAATCGCAAGTACTTCCACTGGCCACATCTAGAAACGAGTTTTATATTAGCTACATctagaaaaattgaatatttactcttttgaattaataataataaaaaacggaCAATtgcttcataaaataaaatgatacttAAATTCAATGTatgaataacattattatatagattaaagaaattaagataaattaaaattattttacttacagATCGTCTCGGCAATATTTCCTGTTACATACTCTGTTCCGTATCTTTGTTTGAGAGCTGCAATCGCTTTAGAACCGATGGCATActgaaatcataaataaaatcacataaatTCGTGTTTTTAAATCAGTGATCATTTTAGAGATAAGATACAATTACATTTGACACTGTGCGTTTATTTTAGGctcgatatataaaagaaagcatGGCAtacataagaattttaaatttatattttgaattgaaattaatgtattattaatatcacttAATCTCGATCAGATCCTCgtacaaaagaataaatactTCGTTTTCAATAAAGTTGATTCTTTTTGGTTCATAATTTAGTTGATTTGCACTTAGTtggttgatttattttatattctattcaaaattttttctaaattgttatattttacgatattaaagTTTACTTACTTCCTCGTCGTAATTCTCAAGATGTTCTGTTGTGTGGCCGTAAGGGAACATTAATAGCTGCGAATAACTGTGGAACGAGATGTATGCGTCAAACTTATCTGCTATGGACTTGATGTATTCAGACATACTCTTCGTTTCTATATCGGAGAACGGCGCACTTCCGGCATAGGTTTCGGAGCATGGATTGCTGCTAGCACCTCCACctattaaatgtcaaattacaatgttaacaaatataagttcaattttataattttatgaactttttagatttttaaatttttcttttctcttctaagCTCTTCttttcagaattattatatttaacaatctcTAAACTCTTGAAaaagataacattttattcactttatttttatagttatgtGTTCAAAAAATACTATAGTACTTACTCATCCATTTGTAATCCCAATTTCTGTTGGGATCGCTGCCAGTACAGATGAGACCATACGGCTTACGCGTCTTTCTCCACATTCGGTTCTACAAATGATTAATAGAGTTTCATAgatgatttcaatttaaaaaaaaaaaacaatcccATCCAACATTATGAAAAATGGCTTACCgtagtgtgtgtgtatacatatccGTCAGGATTAAATGAAGGGAAAATGTACCAATCGTAACGCTCGGCCAGAGCTCTGACATCTGTATTATTGCTGGTCAATAATTCATTCAAAATGTACATGACAGTTGCCGGACTGATCCATTCCCTGGCATGAATACCACCCTCAATAAAGATTCCGGGATTATTTGCCTTGAAAGAAAGCTTAACGCCTTTGATTTGACGTCCCTCATATGTCTTGCCGCCTATAATAGTATTTACTTTGTCCGAATTATTAGCCAACTCGTCTAGATAGTTGTAAATTTTGTCAAGAGGCTGATAGTTGGTGAAATCGAACGATTTTGATCGAATCATAGGAGTCGTTTCATCTATGAGCGCCTGAACATCCTCGATATGAATCTGATGAGGTATTCCGATCTGAGCCATTATTTCGTAGAATTGGGGCAATTTATGTGGTGCTACCATAAGATCCACATTTCTGCCCACAAAGCTCGGTGTTTCCCAAAAAGAAAActgtaaacatttaattttgcatatttagtgctaaaatttaattttgatattattaaatatattatttgattattaatcctatacttgatttttaataaatttttttttatagataagtttataaaaaaattttcaaaattaatttttttgtaaattttgattaaattgcgcaaattttataaaactaatattggATCAATGTTCACTGAAATTATTGTAtgcaatactatttttttttttcaaaagaataattctatatgcatacaatatttgatttatacgtatatatgtaatttaaatatttgtaacagaaaaaagatttacttACCCCATCAGAGATTTCTTCCAGCTCGCGTAGAATTTCGACCTGTGCCGCTGTAGTTGGGATAATCCTGaagactttataattattgaatctgGCTTTTTCGGCGATCGCCAGACCCAGGATCGTACACAACACTATTATCTTCCACATAATGATTCTGTAGAAACacgattttctttattttaatgtgcaaaattaagttttattgatTGTCAGTCCATAATAGTCACAATTATCGCGAAtactttctttaattatagtGCAACACGCAGTTTTTGCAAGAAAACGTAATCGTTAACAAttattgtcaattatttaattttaatttgtaattttttctccaAAAGATTGGCTTACCCTTTACAAGACAGGAGCATTTGTGATCGTCGCTACTGTTTCGTTCATTGTATTTAAACACTGAATGCACACGGCACCAAAGAATCGAGACACCAGGACatgatttcgaaaaaaagaatcacGCCGATCAATCAAACAAAATCACGTTTACTTTACGTGGGTTTTACCACTCATCGAACGGATTAACTTCAAAAGAATCACGCGTTATCGCATCAATCCTGTACGACGCTCTCGAGAAATATCGAGATTTCGCAATTAGTTGTCTAAGAGCTGTATTGAATGTTTAAACACATATGCGTGAATATGTATTCTTGCtaaatctgaatttttgtatattacatattttataaataatttaaaaaaaaagagttagtTTTATCTCGTTCAAGATATATTGTTTTAgtatcgcaaaaaaatattaatacaaatttaaggagagcaattgatttaaaatatggaTAATCCAAGtttctgttttaatataaaagtgagatattttatatacctatatatatatatatatatatatatatatatatatatatatatatatatatgagtagTTGTATTCTatctttagaattaaataagaaaatcatCTTGTACAAATGTGGCACTTAATCTATATCTcagattttttcttaaataaactatttaaacaagctatttaattttattgttttgttaagcgtgcaaaaattgcattttaaatttcacgcgcaattatcatacatatatttatatatttttattaaatgcactATCAATTTCATTGTCTTATCGTAAATGTTCCATTGATTAGTTATTGAGTAATTGAtaacgcaattttttaatcgcatCGCATTTAGCGGCAGCTAATCtgtgcaaataattaaaaacgataaaattgtCTTGTCactaaattatagattaaaatcaAGACAGAGCTTTCAATATCCCCCACATATATCGCAAGAATATCACATATCTTGCCTGATACAAGCAGTGCATCGATTACAAAATTGTGAATGTTTCATGTTTATCAACATGATTTATGTCTCTGTGTTTCTCTATGTAAACAagtacttatattatttttatcttataaacaGTTTGCATGTTTTGAAATTGCAATGGctttaatcaataatcaatCTTACGCAATcgtttacgaaaaataaataaaaatagaaaataaacatattttttaattcatcgaCTTATTGTCAGatgctaaattttttacacaaattaatctcgtaatataataaaaaatataagtttgtaCTCATACTTGCTTAAGTAACAATATTTTGCTGGATGCCACCTCTATTCTTCAAGCAACATGTTTGAAAGTGTCTCCGATGATCTATTTTTCGACTTTTATATGCGCACCGTTTTTCAAGGATTATAGATACGTGAAATGCATGCAAAAGTAACAGAATATATGCGTTAATTTGCAATTGTAAGatacagaataaattattttttatctctagaGAGTTAAATAAAGCACGTTATAGGATATTCCACATTCACCGTTTACCTTGATAACATGCGGGTCCTTATCAGACGCGTTGTGCGAACACTGTACGTCACTTAAGAATGAGCGAAAACTTGTGATTAAACTTCGGATTAGATTAAGTTGAcctatttttcacaatttaaaataatctgcaCGCGTTTGTTACGAGacgtatttattaacaatgctTTACAAGATCTTATTCGTGCCGCGCACacgaatatatctataaatctatatagtaacaactaaaaatttacatatttatttatttacgtaacataacattatatacacatttgttTAGAATTATTCAGAAAAAACGACTTCTATACAAATTATCGACATTATGATCTCTCGAAATATGTACGCATTATGCACGCGCAAGATACGCCTTACTTGACACACTAGTTTAATTAGGAACGTTTTGATCTACATCTTGAAAATTACATCTAAAAAATTGCAGCATCGTAGAAAACGTACATAGCATTCACAGTTCTGATTCGTTTATCGCTTACATTGCTTACAACATTCTTCTCCCAGCATAACAGTATAaacttacaaattaatttttttaagatatctgATCAATAAGGTATGtaatcaagtaaaaaaattctgtatcaattgaaaaatcaataattttcaaaaatgttgtatatatataaatatactcataatatattattatatatcatataatatcttttattatatatgtatatgtatatatatatatatacatatatatatatatatatatatatatatatatattaatattaatatatatacagtatataaaaaagaattattgatatttttattggacaattaaaaattgctattCCTCCGAGGATTCAATGAAAATCTGGCAAACAAATCATGTAgtgatatttatgtattgcATTAAAGTATGCttctataaaaagaatattattaaaaataattaaaataaatacacaaataaaaatacactgaaatatatata
Encoded proteins:
- the LOC126853279 gene encoding zinc carboxypeptidase-like, giving the protein MLLSCKGIIMWKIIVLCTILGLAIAEKARFNNYKVFRIIPTTAAQVEILRELEEISDGFSFWETPSFVGRNVDLMVAPHKLPQFYEIMAQIGIPHQIHIEDVQALIDETTPMIRSKSFDFTNYQPLDKIYNYLDELANNSDKVNTIIGGKTYEGRQIKGVKLSFKANNPGIFIEGGIHAREWISPATVMYILNELLTSNNTDVRALAERYDWYIFPSFNPDGYVYTHTTNRMWRKTRKPYGLICTGSDPNRNWDYKWMSGGASSNPCSETYAGSAPFSDIETKSMSEYIKSIADKFDAYISFHSYSQLLMFPYGHTTEHLENYDEEYAIGSKAIAALKQRYGTEYVTGNIAETIYVASGSTCDYIKGTYGKRLSYTYELRDRGRYGFLLPPNQIIPTGEETLDSLVAMFKEAEARGFPKKN